Proteins found in one Salminus brasiliensis chromosome 13, fSalBra1.hap2, whole genome shotgun sequence genomic segment:
- the ccnl1a gene encoding cyclin-L1a isoform X2, which translates to MEATMAAAPAPATTAAANAVTNSEGILIGDKVYSEVFLTIDNSLIPEEKLSPTPSMLDGLDLHTETDLRILGCELIQSAGILLRLPQVAMATGQVLFHRFFYSKSFVKHSFEIVAMACINLASKIEEAPRRIRDVINVFHHLRQIRGKRSSSPLILDQNYINTKNQVIKAERRVLKELGFCVHVKHPHKIIVMYLQVLECEKNQTLVQTAWVVHDGKCHKEPLNSAPSTT; encoded by the exons ATGGAGGCCACGATGGCTGCGGCTCCGGCTCCGGCGACAACCGCCGCGGCGAACGCGGTTACCAACAGCGAGGGGATCCTTATCGGCGACAAGGTTTACTCGGAGGTCTTTTTGACCATCGACAATTCGCTGATCCCCGAGGAGAAGCTCTCGCCGACCCCGTCCATGCTCGACGGCCTGGATCTCCACACCGAGACCGACCTCCGCATCCTGGGCTGCGAGCTCATCCAGTCTGCGGGGATCCTGCTGCGCCTGCCTCAG GTGGCCATGGCGACCGGACAGGTCCTGTTTCATCGGTTCTTCTATTCCAAGTCGTTTGTGAAGCACAGTTTTGAG ATTGTCGCCATGGCCTGTATCAATCTGGCCTCTAAGATCGAAGAAGCCCCACGTCGAATACGGGATGTCATCAATGTTTTTCATCACTTGAGACAGATCCGAGGCAAAAG GAGTTCAAGCCCATTGATACTTGATCAGAACTACATAAACACGAAAAACCAGGTGATCAAAGCCGAGCGGCGCGTGCTGAAGGAGCTGGGTTTCTGCGTCCATGTGAAACACCCCCACAAG ATCATCGTCATGTACCTGCAGGTTCTTGAATGTGAGAAGAATCAAACTTTGGTCCAGACAGCCTG GGTAGTCCATGATGGTAAGTGTCATAAAGAACCTCTGAactctgctccttcaaccacATGA
- the ankrd67 gene encoding ankyrin repeat domain-containing protein: MMAYAGPELQWKWTALHDSVSLHAMERRIRTAAAAAGSRQWRLHSRPRPQHSALDERRLHHAAWEGCLEQVKTLLEHGVPGNCQDPHGWTAAHHAAFRGHLPLLRFLLQSGEMEVNCRDFFSCTPLHRSCMGSNADTTEYLLQKGASHEMRSGSGQTPLHLAAAGGNLGSARALLQHLAAPDPQDFHRWTPLHWAVFGGWGDMAELLLDNGADVEGASGGGVTPLQLAVMVGNDSGVRLLLHRGADANLRSSGGRTALHLCACSAEKKILQHLLAAGAKVCVRDGEQAAPLHLAALAGSRAVVHLLILNGAGLEDRDSLEMTPLHYSTLKDNAEAAKLLLHYGAEVDAAERLGRTALHLAAERGHCKVLSVLLESGADLSLRTKWRETAEDMARAHGQSGSLQLLQQHSRAPVKAQTPGNDGT; this comes from the exons ATGATGGCGTATGCTGGGCCTGAGCTGCAGTGGAAGTGGACAGCACTGCATGACTCCGTGTCACTGCATGCTATGGAGAGGAGAATCCgcacagctgctgctgctgccgggAGCAGACAATGGAGGCTCCACAGCCGTCCCCGGCCACAGCACTCTGCGCTGGACGAGCGCAGGCTGCATCACGCTGCCTGGGAGGGCTgtctggagcaggtgaagacCCTGCTGGAGCATGGTGTTCCTGGTAACTGCCA AGATCCTCACGGCTGGACAGCTGCCCATCATGCTGCTTTCCGTGGCCACCTGCCGCTGCTCCGATTTCTGCTGCAGAGCGGAGAGATGGAGGTCAACTGCCGGGACTTCTTCAGCTGCACCCCTCTGCACCGCTCCTGTATGGGCAGCAACGCCGACACTACAGAATACCTCCTTCAGAAGGGGGCATCCCATGAAATGCGCTCCGGCTCTGGCCAGACCCCCCTGCACCTGGCGGCAGCTGGTGGCAACTTGGGCTCAGCACGGGCCCTGCTGCAGCACCTGGCCGCTCCTGACCCGCAGGACTTTCACAGGTGGACGCCGCTCCACTGGGCAGTGTTCGGAGGGTGGGGAGACATGGCAGAGCTCCTGCTGGATAACGGGGCAGACGTGGAAGGGGCGAGTGGTGGGGGGGTCACTCCGCTTCAACTAGCAGTGATGGTGGGCAATGACTCGGGTGTGAGACTTCTGCTCCATCGGGGGGCCGATGCCAACCTCAGAAGCTCCGGTGGGCGGACGGCGTTGCATCTGTGTGCCTGCTCGGCTGAGAAAAAG ATCCTGCAGCATCTTCTCGCAGCTGGGGCTAAAGTGTGTGTGCGGGACGGAGAGCAGGCCGCTCCACTGCACCTGGCCGCCCTCGCCGGCTCCAGGGCGGTGGTCCACCTGCTGATCCTGAACGGGGCCGGGCTAGAGGATAGGGACAGCCTGGAGATGACCCCACTGCACTACTCCACTCTAAAGGACAATGCTGAAGCCGCTAAGCTCCTGCTGCATTATGGAGCAGAGGTGGACGCCGCCGAAAGATTGGGGAGGACAGCGCTGCACCTGGCGGCAGAAAGGGGCCACTGCAAG GTCCTCAGCGTTTTGCTGGAGAGCGGTGCCGACCTCTCGCTTAGGACCAAGTGGAGGGAGACGGCAGAAGACATGGCTAGAGCACACGGGCAGTCTGGAtcccttcagctcctccagcagCACAGCAGAGCTCCAGTGAAGGCACAAACTCCAGGCAATGATGGCACATGA
- the ccnl1a gene encoding cyclin-L1a isoform X1: MEATMAAAPAPATTAAANAVTNSEGILIGDKVYSEVFLTIDNSLIPEEKLSPTPSMLDGLDLHTETDLRILGCELIQSAGILLRLPQVAMATGQVLFHRFFYSKSFVKHSFEIVAMACINLASKIEEAPRRIRDVINVFHHLRQIRGKRSSSPLILDQNYINTKNQVIKAERRVLKELGFCVHVKHPHKIIVMYLQVLECEKNQTLVQTAWNYMNDSLRTNVFVRFQAETIACACIYLAARALQIPLPSRPHWYLLFGATEEEIKDICITTLKLYTRKKPNYDLLEREVEKRKVALQEAKLKAKGLNPDGTPALSTLGGFSPGSKPSSPMVKVDEKSPNPQIVKAVKKEAEDRPQGSKSPHNGLRKESKLGRNSRSGSRSRSRTRSRSRSRSPRRHYNNRRSRSGSYSSRSRSHSHSRSPSPRRHANHGPPSPLLPHLKSKQRSDELKLHSRHSHKRKRSRSGSKPRGERERERDRERERERASSDLSSKKHRHERGGGSGGHHRDRRERSRSYERSHKSKHHSSSHSSHSRHRR; this comes from the exons ATGGAGGCCACGATGGCTGCGGCTCCGGCTCCGGCGACAACCGCCGCGGCGAACGCGGTTACCAACAGCGAGGGGATCCTTATCGGCGACAAGGTTTACTCGGAGGTCTTTTTGACCATCGACAATTCGCTGATCCCCGAGGAGAAGCTCTCGCCGACCCCGTCCATGCTCGACGGCCTGGATCTCCACACCGAGACCGACCTCCGCATCCTGGGCTGCGAGCTCATCCAGTCTGCGGGGATCCTGCTGCGCCTGCCTCAG GTGGCCATGGCGACCGGACAGGTCCTGTTTCATCGGTTCTTCTATTCCAAGTCGTTTGTGAAGCACAGTTTTGAG ATTGTCGCCATGGCCTGTATCAATCTGGCCTCTAAGATCGAAGAAGCCCCACGTCGAATACGGGATGTCATCAATGTTTTTCATCACTTGAGACAGATCCGAGGCAAAAG GAGTTCAAGCCCATTGATACTTGATCAGAACTACATAAACACGAAAAACCAGGTGATCAAAGCCGAGCGGCGCGTGCTGAAGGAGCTGGGTTTCTGCGTCCATGTGAAACACCCCCACAAG ATCATCGTCATGTACCTGCAGGTTCTTGAATGTGAGAAGAATCAAACTTTGGTCCAGACAGCCTG GAACTACATGAATGACAGTCTGCGCACCAATGTCTTTGTCCGGTTTCAAGCGGAGACCATCGCCTGTGCCTGTATATACCTCGCGGCCAGAGCTTTACAG ATTCCTCTGCCATCTCGACCACACTGGTACCTGCTGTTTGGAGCCACAGAGGAGGAGATCAAAGACATCTGTATCACCACCTTGAAGCTCTACACAAGGAAAAAG CCGAACTATGACTTGTTGGAGAGGGAGGTTGAGAAGAGGAAAGTGGCGCTGCAGGAAGCCAAACTGAAGGCCAAGGGCCTGAACCCTGATGGCACACCAGCGCTCTCCACGCTCGGTGGCTTTTCTCCTGGATCCAAGCCAT CCTCCCCCATGGTGAAGGTGGATGAGAAGTCTCCAAACCCTCAGATTGTGAAGGCTGTGAAGAAGGAAGCTGAGGATCGACCCCAGGGCTCAAAGAGTCCACACAATGG GCTTAGAAAGGAGAGTAAACTGGGTCGAAACAGTAGAAGTGGGAGTCGCTCTCGGTCTAGAACTCGATCACGGTCCAGATCGCGTTCTCCTAGACGACA TTACAATAACCGGCGCAGTCGCTCTGGGTCCTACAGTTCCCGCTCCCGCAGCCACTCGCACAGCCGCAGCCCATCGCCGAGGCGACATGCCAACCACGGccctccctcccctctcctGCCACACTTGAAGTCCAAGCAGCGCTCGGATGAGCTCAAGCTCCACAGTCGACACAGCCACAAGAGGAAGCGCTCGCGCTCTGGCAGCAAGCCACGAggggagcgcgagagagagcgggacagggagagggaaagggagCGTGCCTCGTCTGACTTGAGCTCCAAAAAACATCGTCACGAAAGGGGCGGTGGCAGCGGGGGACACCACAGGGACCGACGTGAGCGGTCACGCTCATACGAACGATCACACAAGAGCAAACACCACAGCAGCAGCCACTCAAGCCACAGCCGCCATCGACGCTGA